AGCCCTGTCCTACCCCCTAATTTATTTGTCAAATGAGGCTGTCACAATATtagatccatccatcgattttcaaccacttgtccctctcggggattTGTGaaaattattttccatttttaaaaaatccctgATTTAGTACTATTTAGGAGTTTTTCAGAGAGCCTATGATCCTAAACCCGGACGAACAATACATTTAGCTATACATTGTCTCGAAAATGATTGCCAATAAAGcatattattgtcatatttttttaaaccaattgAAGCACTAATTTAAACATActacataataataatagtaaacgCAGGAagcttgtattttttatttttttttaccattgtaatTGGAATGTCAAAAACTTTTGATtattaagttaaaaaaacaatatacataaAATGGACTTCTAATCTTTATAAGCAAAAtctatactgaaataaatattgACTATTTCAAAGCTCAGTTTTGGTACCAGttggaaaaaatcgtttttttttgttgttggtttttttgggggggagaggGGAAGGCTAAAGTTAGCCATCACTTTCCAAATGTACCTGATGTACTGGATTGCCCGTACGTGTTAATAAATTAATTTGCTTGTGTTTGAAGTCGAAATATTCCAAAACTGGGAATTTGGCTTTGCAATAATCTTTTATCCTCCTAATTGTGTTACCTTGCAATGCTTCTCACCAGCAAAAGCAGTGCTCTATTACTGTCGGAAGTTAGCAGTCCAGCAGTCCAGTcacagagacaaagattgtggatgactgacgAGGATTTATACGAATATAGCAATATTTTGATGCTGGAAAAGTTATCTAGTTCAAGTTCATTTATCGTTTGATTAATTGACTTTTTGATTATCAGCCCAGGCCCAATAATCTCACAGTAAAAAATCTTCCCACCAGAAAAAGAGCAAAAGATGTCATGAAGCCTTCTTTGGTGAGCTCCCACGTTCCACCATACTCCTCCTCATCGATCTGCTGAAAGCTGCTGAAGTATACATACAGGACACCCGCATTGATGATGCAGAATCTAAAGAAGCAAATGCAAAAATAGAATATTAGCCTTTCAGAACAAACGAATGCAACATATAAAGTATGAGGAAATATGTTTAAGTCAGCAGTAACTGAGGTTGGTCGGCAAAGCTGAAGAAGAATGCTTACTTACATGGCTATTCCCAGAAATCCTTTCAGTGGGGCAACCCCCCAAATTACACCAAGGATCACTGCAATGATTTGTCGAAGCCAGTAAATGACATCTAAAAACTCATCCTGCAAAGACAAATGGAACTAAATAAATAACTGCAGCAATGTTACAAATTGATTCAAATAAATACTATGTTGTATTGATGACAATTGTGTGCAATGTTATAGGGTTGGGCTACATAAATGATAGAAATATGGCCGACAATAGAGATTTGAATACGGATGTCATGGCGTGATAATGCACGTTGATGACACGTTTTAGCTGTTTCCCctaaatttgacagcgacaagcggTAGGGAACGCTTCCTCAGCGCAATGCAGCATCGTCACCAGGGATATAGCAGCCAACGTCCTGCCACATTGCAAAGCTGCTTTTAAGTCACTAATCCTTGCATCAATGGCAGAAAACAAACTATATTTCTGACAACTAACATTATCACTTGGAGGACAAAGAATAGCCAAACATTCTGAACTACACTTCACAAGGGGAAACAAGAAGCCATGCTAACTGGAGCTCTTAAATGTAAACAGATCATTACAAATATTgacgataccaagtatagtatccAGGGCAGCACTTGGTTAAACTGGGGCCTTAAACAGAATATaatacggggcggtatagctcggttggtagagtgcccgtgccaggaacttgaaggttccaggttcaatccccgcttccgcaatccaagtcactgccgttgtgtccttgggcaagacactttacccacctgctcccagtgccacccacattggtttaaatgtaactgagatattgggttttcactatgtaaagcgctttgagtcactagagaaaagcgctatataaatataattcacttcacttcacagaatATAATACAACCGGAAATGATGTTACCACATACATCATATTAGCAGCATTTTGTAATcggttttgaaatggttctataaTATGCCAAAAAACATATTGTAATGTATTGTTAGCACAAGAGGATCCAATGTATATCGCAacatagattttaggccatacaGCACAACCCTAAGTGCAATAAATAACTCCatggaatatcaatcaatcaatgattatttatatagccctaaatcactagtgtctcaaagggctgcacataccacaacacaaaccacaatgacatcctcggtagagcccacataagggcaaggaaaactcacacctagtgggacgtcggtgacaatgatgactatgagaagccttggagagaaccgcatatgtgggcaaccccccccccccccccccccccccccctccacccccccaggggaaccgaaaacaatggatgtcgagcgggtctaacatgatactgtgaaaattcaattcatagtggatccaacataaccgtgagagtccagtccaaagtggatccaacacagcagagagagtcccgtccacagtggagccttCAGGAAACCACCCATTTTTAATACACAAAAATATATGGTCACCTGCATCTGAATTTAAGGGAAGTTAATTACTGTTCATTTTCAATATACTTTGACAATTTTTTAGTTCTAACAATAACTAGTAGTAGTGTTGCACACACTATGTGGTGGTAGTTGACCTTAGGTCAGGTTGGTGTCATGGAACAAAAACTGAGAtctacacttaaaggcctactgaaacccactagtaccgaccacgcagtctgatagtttatatatcaatgatgaaatattaacattgcgacacgtgccaataaggcctttttagtttaataaattgcagttttaaatttcccgcaagttttttgttgaaaacgttgcggaatgacgacgtgtacgcgtgacgtcacggactgtaaggaaatattagcgctgcaccaaacacggctaaaagtcgtctctgttcatggcgtaattacacagtattttggacatctgtgttgctgaatcttttgcaatttgttcatttaataatggagactataaagaacaatgctgttggtggaaagcggtggaatgcagctgtctttagcaccgagacagccagtgtttctttgtttgttgtgaagcggagcggtcaagcgaacatgttttctctacgtcaaccagcatgtttttggatggggaaattgtgatatatatcttaccggagacatcaatggattattcgtcgtcctgcagcagctgtcatgtcaaaaaaggcagctgtgagcttggctcctcggcttctctctgagacactcactgcgtgttcaccgcagccattcgacttcgaggtatgtctttacaatctttaaaatctcactaaaacactattaaaacaataagcagataagggatcttccataattatcctagtaaatgtgtctaaaaacatctgaattgctcacaatgcaatcgcctttttttttttttttttttttttaactttatttatttatttttctagtcctttgctatcaatatcctcagccacaaatctttcatcctcgctcaaattaatgggggaattgtcattttctcggtccgaatagctctttttgttggaggctcccattataaacaatgtgagaagccctcacacgggtgacgtcatcgtctgcgacttccggtacaggcaaggcttttttattagcgaccaaaagttgcaaactttatcgtactaaatcatttcagcaaaaatatggcaatatctcgaaatgatcaagtatgacacatagaatagacctgctatccccgtttaaataagaaaatctcttgtCAGTAGGCCTTAAAGTTGGAGTCAACAAAACAgtaactaccatgaattgatttacgtggaccccgacttaaacaagttgaaaaacttatgcgggtgttagcatttagaggtcaattgtacggaatatgtacagaactgtgcaatctactgataaaagtttcaatcaatcaatgaaaaaacTAAAGAATGAATGCACGTGTTTTTTTCTTGGCAAAAtcattaaatatacatttttggc
The DNA window shown above is from Nerophis ophidion isolate RoL-2023_Sa linkage group LG06, RoL_Noph_v1.0, whole genome shotgun sequence and carries:
- the rab5if gene encoding uncharacterized protein RAB5IF, with amino-acid sequence MTSSVKRKEENHLQNGGVKQSAWSKAFNSNAVWEEKDEFLDVIYWLRQIIAVILGVIWGVAPLKGFLGIAIFCIINAGVLYVYFSSFQQIDEEEYGGTWELTKEGFMTSFALFLVVWVIFYTALHFD